In Selenomonas dianae, a genomic segment contains:
- a CDS encoding TonB-dependent receptor plug domain-containing protein, with amino-acid sequence MTMKMWNKKFLAAAVALSAMTGQVYAAETAHTGEMVDELMPTYSLGEVVVTATRSQKRDVDVPAATTVITAKEIEESGAANVSDVLAKINGFTYKAFGPNGASMGTMTNELNMRGMKNGALVLMNGNPISWRGKYNLDAIPASSIERIEIVKGNGSVLYGSEAMSGVVNIITKKKTTNEVHTGFGNYGQRSYGASVGDEKFGVYYNFDKFGRRDGISYTDVLAKDKHKVVQFEGETRTDVRDIKKESAGFTYQLNPHLDFLLNYYESEVKYNRTITRVDVSKAGLRVGEAYNSRKYTTKQYVSQLNYKDRDWKGSLYFNTGTTESIGPTYISSLGKRTPTDWYNTREKNTTYGMDVQHTWHVGENSTAIAGFDLEHEVYAILPAHNTKSPERYMRNNWGLFGQWEQRFDTRNTGILGLRETWTTGAARGQNYSNLSASAQWLHKLDRDSSIYLNVSQSFLMPTFGQMYGNTKQSVPSPNLKPQTGINYEFGWKKNHHAHTWKAAIFQMRIKDYISPKWVEKRAEYQYKNEDFRNIGIELADEIRGAHGFSYHWGVTWQNPETRSSNNTYGWDRTFGKIQLTGGIAYQKDKWTSSFTASYLAARVVSPSSAHSSPTKPYLLTTWNTSYTPDEHSEISLRIDNLLDRNDTTMHSGARYYCAPINYLLSYSYRF; translated from the coding sequence ATGACAATGAAGATGTGGAACAAGAAATTTCTTGCAGCAGCGGTTGCGCTTTCTGCGATGACGGGACAGGTCTATGCGGCGGAGACGGCGCATACGGGAGAAATGGTCGATGAGCTGATGCCGACATACTCTCTCGGCGAGGTCGTCGTGACGGCGACGCGCTCGCAGAAGCGGGATGTCGATGTGCCTGCTGCGACGACGGTCATCACGGCGAAGGAGATCGAGGAGAGCGGTGCGGCAAATGTCTCGGATGTCCTCGCGAAGATCAACGGCTTTACCTATAAAGCCTTCGGACCCAACGGAGCCTCCATGGGAACAATGACGAATGAACTCAATATGCGCGGCATGAAGAACGGCGCACTTGTACTCATGAATGGCAATCCGATCTCGTGGCGCGGCAAGTATAACCTCGATGCCATTCCTGCAAGCAGCATCGAGCGCATTGAGATCGTCAAGGGAAACGGATCCGTTCTCTATGGCAGCGAGGCGATGAGCGGTGTCGTCAACATCATTACGAAGAAAAAGACGACCAATGAGGTTCATACAGGCTTCGGCAACTACGGGCAGCGCAGCTATGGCGCCAGTGTCGGAGATGAGAAGTTTGGGGTTTACTATAACTTCGATAAGTTTGGGCGCAGGGATGGGATCAGCTATACGGATGTGCTCGCAAAAGATAAGCATAAGGTCGTGCAGTTCGAAGGAGAAACCCGTACAGATGTACGCGATATAAAAAAGGAAAGCGCAGGATTTACCTATCAATTGAACCCGCACCTCGATTTCCTTTTGAACTACTATGAATCCGAGGTGAAATACAACCGTACGATCACACGGGTCGATGTCAGCAAGGCGGGGCTTCGTGTCGGTGAGGCATACAATTCACGTAAATATACGACAAAGCAGTATGTGTCACAACTGAATTATAAGGATCGCGACTGGAAGGGAAGTCTTTACTTCAATACAGGGACAACGGAGTCCATTGGACCGACGTATATTTCTTCCCTTGGCAAAAGAACGCCGACCGACTGGTACAATACACGTGAAAAGAACACCACCTACGGCATGGATGTTCAGCACACATGGCACGTTGGTGAAAACTCCACTGCGATTGCAGGCTTTGATCTGGAACACGAGGTCTATGCGATACTGCCGGCACACAATACGAAATCGCCGGAACGCTATATGCGAAACAACTGGGGGCTGTTCGGACAGTGGGAGCAGCGCTTTGATACGCGCAATACGGGGATTCTTGGTCTGCGCGAGACGTGGACGACGGGTGCTGCACGGGGGCAGAACTACAGCAATCTCAGTGCCTCGGCGCAGTGGCTGCACAAGCTCGACCGTGACAGCAGCATTTATCTGAACGTCAGTCAGTCCTTCCTCATGCCAACCTTTGGTCAGATGTACGGTAACACAAAGCAGAGTGTTCCGTCGCCGAACTTGAAACCGCAGACCGGGATCAACTACGAGTTCGGTTGGAAGAAAAATCATCACGCGCATACATGGAAGGCAGCGATTTTCCAGATGCGGATCAAAGACTACATCTCGCCGAAGTGGGTGGAAAAGAGAGCAGAATATCAGTATAAAAATGAGGACTTCCGCAATATCGGCATTGAGCTTGCCGATGAGATCCGCGGAGCGCATGGGTTCAGCTATCACTGGGGCGTGACATGGCAGAATCCGGAGACGAGGAGCAGTAATAACACATACGGCTGGGATCGTACCTTTGGCAAGATTCAGCTCACAGGCGGTATTGCCTATCAGAAAGATAAATGGACGTCGTCGTTCACCGCCTCCTATCTTGCTGCCCGCGTTGTTTCTCCGTCAAGTGCGCACTCGTCTCCGACAAAACCATATCTGCTCACCACATGGAATACGAGTTACACTCCGGATGAGCACAGTGAGATCAGTCTGCGCATCGACAACCTGCTTGACCGCAATGACACGACAATGCATAGCGGTGCGCGCTACTATTGTGCCCCGATCAACTATCTCCTGAGCTACAGCTATCGCTTCTGA
- a CDS encoding amino acid ABC transporter permease — MNFDMNLVVNSFPLLLVGAGVTIQITVLSTAIGFVIGLIVGVARISNLRVLRMLAEVYVEFFRGTPLLVQIFLFYFALPVITGQRIDPFIAAISACGINSGAYVAEIFRAGIQSVDDGQMEAGRSLGMTWLQTMRYIIVPQAFKRVIPPLGNEFIAMLKDSSLVSVIGFEELTRRGQLIIAKTYGSFEIWMSVAVIYLVMTLTISRFVAYLERRYRVHD, encoded by the coding sequence ATGAATTTTGATATGAATCTTGTCGTCAACTCCTTTCCGTTGCTGCTCGTCGGCGCGGGGGTTACGATCCAGATCACGGTACTCTCAACGGCGATCGGCTTTGTGATCGGGCTGATTGTGGGCGTGGCACGCATTTCGAATCTGCGCGTCCTGCGTATGCTCGCGGAGGTCTATGTGGAGTTCTTTCGTGGGACGCCGCTGCTCGTGCAGATCTTTCTCTTTTATTTTGCGCTGCCCGTCATCACGGGGCAGCGTATAGATCCGTTCATTGCGGCGATCTCGGCGTGCGGCATCAACTCGGGTGCATATGTGGCGGAGATCTTTCGCGCGGGCATCCAGTCCGTCGACGACGGGCAGATGGAGGCGGGACGCTCGCTCGGTATGACGTGGCTGCAAACCATGCGCTACATCATCGTGCCGCAGGCGTTCAAGCGCGTTATCCCGCCGCTTGGCAATGAGTTCATTGCGATGCTCAAGGATTCGTCTCTCGTCTCGGTCATCGGCTTTGAGGAGCTGACGCGGCGCGGGCAGCTCATCATTGCCAAAACCTATGGGTCGTTTGAAATCTGGATGAGCGTTGCGGTCATCTATCTTGTGATGACGCTGACGATCTCGCGTTTTGTCGCATATCTGGAGCGGAGGTATCGCGTTCATGATTGA
- a CDS encoding energy transducer TonB, which yields MDERVMERDGERKALGASLLLHLILFLTAAAIGLFSVANPTGAGPPIDVVLYDAGSDVGSSAAGDSAPAAAPVATVDDIVVEDKNIVPEAVQERQTNPQQHTPHTVQSAAPTVQTEAAGARGGQSGNPSGSASAGTGSGTSTGDSDGAAELGAAPAPPQERVEASLRAEARPEYPQELIDDDVEGVVTIKILVAADGSVEAVDVASSSGYRAMDRAAVAAGWRFQFNPGDNGRRGVWKKTFRFQLN from the coding sequence ATGGACGAGCGTGTGATGGAGCGTGACGGCGAGCGTAAAGCACTTGGGGCTTCTCTGCTGCTGCATCTCATACTCTTTTTGACTGCGGCGGCGATTGGGCTGTTCTCCGTCGCAAACCCGACAGGCGCAGGACCGCCCATCGATGTTGTGCTCTACGATGCGGGGAGTGATGTGGGAAGCAGTGCCGCAGGGGATTCTGCACCGGCTGCGGCTCCTGTGGCGACGGTGGATGACATCGTTGTGGAGGATAAAAATATTGTGCCTGAGGCGGTGCAGGAGCGGCAGACAAACCCACAGCAACATACGCCGCATACGGTACAGAGTGCTGCACCTACCGTGCAGACGGAAGCAGCGGGAGCGCGTGGAGGTCAAAGCGGAAATCCATCCGGCTCCGCCTCTGCCGGAACGGGCAGCGGGACGAGTACGGGAGACAGCGACGGGGCTGCGGAGCTTGGCGCTGCTCCTGCACCGCCGCAGGAACGCGTGGAGGCGAGTCTGCGTGCCGAGGCACGACCGGAGTATCCGCAGGAGCTCATCGACGACGATGTCGAAGGCGTGGTTACGATCAAGATCCTTGTTGCAGCAGACGGCTCCGTGGAGGCAGTCGATGTCGCGTCCTCATCGGGCTATCGTGCGATGGATCGAGCGGCGGTCGCTGCCGGCTGGCGGTTTCAGTTTAATCCCGGGGACAATGGGCGGCGGGGTGTCTGGAAAAAGACCTTCCGCTTTCAGTTGAATTGA
- a CDS encoding FecCD family ABC transporter permease, whose protein sequence is MSFGQHRTQLFLSALVGALLFAFLLSMSSGQYDIPMEAVVASFAHATGLPFFTDVVVTPEQEAVLWHIRLPRTLVGMMVGAGLGASGAVLQGIFSNPLADPGIIGVSSGASVGAVLAIGIGATAGSVLTLPVFAFTGAILAVGLTVSLSMRRGRIPVMTLLLSGVVVGMFLAACTAAILTVMNEQKMQQYLFWTIGGLDYRRWDHVLLGIGPIGIGVSVMVLLARHLNLLAFGEVEARAAGMPVTAFRLLFLVLASLTTAAGVCISGNIGFVGLVVPHMVRLLIGPDHRRLLPASLLAGAVFLVLCDSLGRILLHGMEIRVGIMTAFIGTPYFLYLLRRHMKTAV, encoded by the coding sequence ATGAGTTTCGGACAGCATCGAACACAGCTCTTTCTGTCTGCTCTCGTTGGAGCACTCCTCTTTGCGTTTCTTCTGTCCATGAGCTCGGGTCAGTATGACATTCCGATGGAGGCGGTTGTCGCCTCCTTTGCCCACGCGACAGGGCTTCCTTTCTTTACGGATGTTGTTGTGACACCGGAGCAGGAGGCGGTGCTCTGGCACATCCGACTTCCGCGCACGCTTGTCGGCATGATGGTTGGGGCGGGTCTCGGTGCCTCGGGAGCCGTTTTGCAGGGCATCTTCAGCAATCCGCTCGCCGACCCCGGTATCATCGGCGTGTCGAGCGGCGCCTCCGTTGGAGCGGTGCTTGCCATCGGCATCGGCGCGACGGCGGGAAGCGTGCTCACGCTGCCTGTCTTTGCCTTTACGGGCGCCATCCTCGCGGTGGGGCTGACCGTGTCGCTGTCGATGCGGCGCGGGCGGATTCCGGTCATGACACTTCTGCTCTCGGGGGTTGTCGTGGGGATGTTCCTCGCGGCGTGTACGGCGGCGATCCTCACGGTGATGAACGAGCAGAAGATGCAGCAGTATCTCTTCTGGACGATCGGCGGATTGGATTATCGCCGCTGGGATCACGTCCTGCTCGGCATCGGCCCGATCGGCATCGGCGTGTCGGTCATGGTACTGCTTGCACGTCATCTCAATTTGCTCGCGTTCGGTGAGGTGGAGGCGCGTGCAGCGGGGATGCCTGTGACGGCGTTCCGTCTGCTCTTTCTCGTGCTCGCCTCGCTCACAACGGCGGCAGGTGTCTGCATCAGCGGCAATATCGGCTTTGTGGGGCTTGTCGTGCCGCATATGGTGCGTCTCCTCATCGGTCCCGATCATCGCCGTCTGCTGCCCGCAAGTCTCCTTGCGGGGGCGGTGTTCCTCGTGCTCTGCGATTCGTTGGGGCGCATCCTGCTGCACGGGATGGAGATCCGCGTCGGTATTATGACGGCGTTTATCGGCACGCCCTATTTCCTGTATCTGCTGCGCAGACATATGAAGACGGCGGTGTGA
- a CDS encoding amino acid ABC transporter ATP-binding protein, with protein sequence MIEIKGLRKSFGSDEVLKGIDLSIAEKEVVVIIGPSGSGKSTLLRCMNHLEEPTAGEVVVDGITLSSEANINKVREEVGMVFQRFNLFPHMTVLENIMLAPMKVKHIARAAAEKTARELLGRVGLAEKAEAYPDNLSGGQQQRVAIARALAMRPKVMLFDEPTSALDPEMVGEVLDVMRALAAEGMTMVIVTHEMGFAREVGDRLLFVDEGRIIESGPPREVFEHPQEERTRSFLSKVL encoded by the coding sequence ATGATTGAGATTAAGGGTCTGCGCAAGTCATTTGGTTCGGATGAGGTGCTGAAGGGGATTGATCTCTCCATTGCAGAGAAAGAGGTCGTCGTTATTATCGGTCCTTCCGGTTCCGGTAAGAGTACACTCCTGCGCTGCATGAACCATCTCGAAGAACCGACGGCGGGCGAAGTTGTCGTGGACGGCATCACGCTCTCAAGCGAGGCGAATATCAACAAGGTGCGTGAAGAGGTCGGCATGGTGTTCCAGCGGTTCAACCTCTTTCCTCATATGACGGTGCTCGAAAATATCATGCTCGCACCGATGAAGGTCAAACATATTGCCCGTGCGGCGGCGGAAAAGACGGCACGGGAACTGCTCGGACGTGTCGGTCTTGCGGAAAAGGCAGAGGCGTACCCCGACAACCTCTCGGGCGGTCAGCAGCAGCGCGTGGCGATTGCACGTGCGCTTGCCATGCGGCCGAAGGTCATGCTCTTTGATGAGCCGACCTCGGCACTTGATCCCGAGATGGTCGGCGAGGTGCTTGATGTCATGCGTGCGCTTGCCGCAGAGGGAATGACGATGGTCATTGTCACGCATGAGATGGGCTTTGCCCGAGAGGTGGGGGATCGTCTGCTCTTTGTGGACGAGGGGCGCATCATCGAGTCCGGACCGCCGCGCGAGGTGTTTGAGCATCCGCAGGAGGAGCGTACGCGCAGCTTCCTGTCGAAGGTGCTCTGA
- a CDS encoding TIM barrel protein, with protein MLELTNLSNADCDVENLLQNRADTLPTILRVHELDGIEFMLCAPWDSAMYPLAYIKGVHLLFWPTWLDFWRGDRTALIEEFGSEENVRAYYGSLDVADWVERWKENLRRAAECRPQYLVLHVAHNRTSEMYTRAFAATDEDVIRATIELVNEIVCEIPEGCKLLFENLWWPGLTFCQPRLAAMLLEEVNYSAVGFMLDTGHLMNTNFDLRSEADGAAYVTKIYRNLGAVGKYVYGLHLHQSLSGSYVREMMRCHAGACDPLDWQAAMDYVMRVDRHEPFRTEAARRILDAVQPDYLVHEFLQRSRTDWEQKIRTQKRALGVL; from the coding sequence ATGCTTGAATTAACGAATCTATCCAATGCGGACTGTGATGTGGAGAATCTGCTTCAAAACAGAGCCGACACACTTCCGACGATCCTGCGCGTACATGAGTTGGACGGCATCGAGTTCATGCTTTGCGCGCCGTGGGATTCCGCGATGTACCCTCTTGCATATATCAAGGGGGTACATCTCCTGTTCTGGCCGACGTGGCTGGACTTTTGGCGCGGCGACCGCACGGCTCTCATCGAGGAGTTCGGCAGCGAGGAGAATGTTCGCGCCTACTATGGTTCTTTGGATGTCGCAGACTGGGTGGAACGGTGGAAGGAGAACCTGCGGCGGGCGGCAGAATGTCGGCCGCAGTATCTCGTCCTGCACGTCGCGCACAATCGCACATCCGAGATGTATACGCGCGCATTTGCCGCGACGGATGAGGATGTCATTCGCGCGACCATCGAACTCGTGAATGAAATCGTGTGCGAAATCCCTGAGGGTTGCAAACTTCTCTTTGAAAACCTCTGGTGGCCGGGGCTGACCTTTTGTCAGCCGCGTCTTGCTGCCATGCTCTTGGAGGAGGTCAATTATTCCGCTGTGGGCTTCATGCTCGATACGGGGCATCTGATGAACACGAATTTCGATCTGCGGAGCGAAGCGGACGGCGCAGCGTATGTGACGAAAATCTACCGCAATCTCGGCGCGGTGGGGAAGTACGTCTATGGACTGCACCTGCACCAATCGCTTTCCGGTTCGTATGTACGTGAGATGATGCGCTGCCATGCAGGTGCGTGCGATCCTTTGGACTGGCAGGCGGCGATGGACTATGTCATGCGCGTGGATCGGCATGAGCCGTTTCGGACAGAGGCGGCGCGTCGGATCCTTGATGCCGTGCAGCCGGACTATCTCGTGCACGAGTTTTTGCAGCGTTCGCGTACGGATTGGGAGCAGAAGATTCGTACACAGAAGCGTGCGCTCGGCGTTTTGTAA
- a CDS encoding DMT family transporter → MQLRGTLMLLAASFFWGTTFVAQILGMDGLGPYTYAAARFALGTLFMGALWYAYRRKRAADRRVGTFRSGFRAGLPVGLAMFVGVTLQQVALLYTTAGKTAFITTLYIVLVPLAAVLLGHRVRAVQWGGAVLAFAGVYFLSAHGETTINTGDLLVLICSFFWMAQILLIDRFARTVDAIELCWMQMIVCTVGSAALAAVYETFVWMDLWNAVVPIVYAGVLSCGVAYTCQILGQAYVEPTQAAILMSTEAIFAAVAGWIVLGEMMNAVQILGCVLLLGGALMAQLRGCTGKNVQHCRED, encoded by the coding sequence ATGCAGCTGCGGGGAACGCTCATGCTGCTTGCGGCATCGTTTTTCTGGGGGACAACGTTTGTCGCGCAGATTCTTGGGATGGATGGGCTTGGACCATATACCTATGCCGCTGCACGGTTTGCGCTCGGCACGCTGTTTATGGGGGCGCTCTGGTACGCCTACCGTAGAAAGCGTGCTGCCGACAGGCGTGTGGGGACGTTCCGCTCGGGCTTTCGTGCGGGGCTTCCCGTCGGGCTTGCCATGTTCGTTGGTGTGACGCTGCAGCAGGTGGCGCTGCTCTATACGACGGCAGGCAAGACGGCGTTTATCACGACGCTCTACATCGTGCTTGTGCCGCTCGCCGCCGTTCTGCTCGGACATCGCGTCCGCGCCGTGCAGTGGGGCGGTGCAGTGCTCGCCTTTGCAGGTGTCTACTTTCTCTCCGCACATGGGGAGACGACAATCAACACGGGCGATCTGCTCGTCCTCATCTGCTCCTTCTTTTGGATGGCGCAGATTCTCCTCATCGACCGCTTTGCACGGACGGTGGATGCCATTGAACTCTGCTGGATGCAGATGATTGTCTGCACTGTCGGCAGTGCGGCACTTGCCGCCGTCTATGAGACGTTCGTATGGATGGATCTTTGGAATGCCGTTGTGCCGATTGTCTATGCGGGGGTTCTCTCCTGCGGCGTTGCCTACACCTGCCAGATTCTTGGACAGGCGTATGTGGAGCCGACACAGGCGGCGATTCTGATGTCGACGGAGGCGATCTTTGCCGCTGTGGCAGGGTGGATTGTTCTCGGTGAGATGATGAACGCGGTACAGATTCTGGGCTGTGTGCTGCTGCTGGGCGGGGCTCTTATGGCGCAGCTGCGGGGGTGCACGGGGAAAAACGTGCAGCACTGCAGAGAAGATTGA
- a CDS encoding methyl-accepting chemotaxis protein, giving the protein MIGKNMGSAAGPQDLAGVIQGLVAGHEKNELFTKLHGGEPYAAEVNALIDCVNEELEYQRFRLRTVNEAVNSGMWYMKINPDFSIAYAIWSDEFRRMVGFRGEADFPNTIESWSSRLHPDDVEGTFSSFNACIRDLSGHARYNVDYRLKVHDGSYRWYHASGNVVRDRSGHPEEIIGVFVDIDAEKKKQEEIEQNTKRKEKFYGELETMLSSLYASIDTITASVSQTMERTMEISNVQEEITKAAEDTHGQTENTLKMSELVMTISKQTNLLSLNASIEAARAGEAGRGFSVVAEEVGKLADSSRDAASKILDALGSMEKAVNHISDRIKSINNLIESQAASMKEISASVEEAKAMSDNIEALSKKL; this is encoded by the coding sequence ATGATTGGAAAGAATATGGGCAGTGCAGCAGGACCGCAGGATCTCGCGGGGGTGATTCAAGGGCTCGTTGCGGGACACGAGAAGAACGAGCTCTTTACGAAGCTGCACGGCGGTGAGCCGTATGCCGCAGAGGTGAACGCACTGATCGACTGCGTGAACGAGGAGCTGGAATATCAGCGTTTCCGTCTGCGCACGGTCAACGAGGCGGTCAACTCGGGGATGTGGTACATGAAGATCAATCCGGATTTCAGCATCGCCTATGCGATCTGGTCGGATGAGTTCCGCCGCATGGTCGGTTTCCGCGGAGAGGCGGATTTCCCGAATACGATTGAGTCGTGGAGCTCGCGTCTGCATCCGGATGATGTGGAGGGGACGTTTTCCTCCTTCAATGCCTGCATTCGGGATCTCAGCGGACACGCGCGGTACAATGTGGATTACCGACTGAAGGTGCATGACGGCAGCTACCGTTGGTATCACGCCTCCGGCAATGTCGTGCGCGACAGGAGCGGACACCCCGAGGAGATTATCGGTGTATTTGTTGATATTGATGCAGAGAAGAAGAAGCAGGAGGAAATCGAGCAAAACACGAAGCGCAAGGAGAAATTCTACGGCGAGTTGGAGACGATGCTCAGCAGCCTGTACGCATCCATTGACACGATCACGGCGAGCGTGAGCCAGACGATGGAGCGCACAATGGAGATTTCGAACGTACAGGAGGAGATCACGAAGGCGGCGGAGGATACACATGGTCAGACGGAGAATACGCTCAAGATGTCCGAGCTCGTTATGACGATCTCGAAGCAGACGAACCTTCTCTCTCTGAATGCCTCCATCGAGGCGGCGCGCGCGGGTGAGGCGGGGCGCGGTTTCTCTGTTGTGGCGGAGGAGGTCGGAAAACTCGCCGACAGCAGCCGTGATGCCGCAAGCAAGATCCTCGATGCACTCGGCTCGATGGAGAAGGCGGTGAATCACATCAGCGACCGTATCAAGTCGATCAACAATCTGATCGAAAGTCAGGCGGCGAGCATGAAGGAGATCAGCGCATCCGTTGAGGAGGCAAAGGCGATGTCGGACAACATCGAGGCGTTGTCCAAAAAACTGTAA
- a CDS encoding ABC transporter ATP-binding protein has protein sequence MIRAEHIYAGYHGKVILDDVSFTVGTGEIVGVIGPNGAGKSTLLKTLRGILPILSGTVALMGDDVNALAAKEFARRVAYLQQHVAMTFAYTARDVVLAGRYPYLSWWSREKADDLAIAEACMAYTGVSELADKPLHAMSGGQRQRVLLAKVLAQQTPVLFLDEPATGLDIIYQEEIFRFCRELCAAGKTVLLVAHELSLAARFCSRLLLVGHGKLLADGAPRDVLTDELLSQAYGAPVRVVENPLTHHAEVFTEAETAAAGKEQLLSVILGRADERAVKA, from the coding sequence ATGATTCGCGCAGAACACATCTATGCGGGGTATCATGGCAAGGTCATTCTCGACGATGTGTCGTTTACCGTGGGGACAGGGGAGATCGTCGGTGTGATCGGTCCGAACGGTGCGGGCAAGAGCACACTGCTCAAGACGCTGCGCGGCATTCTTCCCATCTTGTCCGGGACGGTCGCGCTGATGGGGGACGATGTCAATGCGCTTGCTGCAAAGGAGTTTGCGCGCCGCGTGGCATATCTGCAGCAGCACGTTGCGATGACCTTTGCGTATACCGCGCGTGATGTCGTACTTGCGGGGCGCTATCCATATCTCTCGTGGTGGAGCCGGGAAAAGGCGGACGATCTGGCGATTGCCGAGGCGTGTATGGCGTATACGGGCGTGTCGGAGCTTGCCGATAAGCCCCTGCACGCCATGTCGGGCGGACAGCGGCAGCGCGTCCTGCTCGCGAAGGTGCTCGCGCAGCAGACACCAGTGCTCTTTCTTGACGAGCCTGCGACGGGGCTCGACATCATCTATCAGGAGGAGATCTTCCGCTTCTGCCGTGAACTCTGTGCAGCGGGCAAGACCGTCCTGCTTGTCGCGCACGAACTGAGCCTTGCCGCGCGGTTCTGCTCGCGGCTGCTCCTCGTCGGACATGGAAAACTGCTCGCTGACGGCGCACCAAGAGATGTCCTGACGGATGAACTCCTGTCGCAGGCATACGGTGCTCCCGTGCGGGTTGTTGAGAACCCGCTGACGCATCACGCAGAGGTCTTTACAGAGGCAGAGACGGCCGCAGCGGGAAAGGAGCAGCTCCTCTCTGTCATTCTCGGCCGTGCGGATGAAAGGGCGGTGAAAGCATGA
- a CDS encoding cell division protein FtsZ — MPAAEIIKPKITIKVIGVGGGGNNIVRCVREKNDLDIALIGINSDLRQLNTLHKQGIAVLPIGEKLTNGRGTGGRVELGEEAARSEERAIRSLLEGTDLVIIAATMGGGLGTGAAPVVAEIARDMEILSIGVVTTPFRFEMARKMQTAQAGIALMQGHTDALITIRNDNLLKIAPNRNLSFIEAFALADEVLQQIVSCVAELILTTGVINVDFADVTTIFHQSASSDALLAIGVDETPQKAVRQAIESPLIDRDATGARGIVLNLTGAPSMSLRDVDEAVHYIRKSAHPEVNVIVGLVVQPGMKGRVQATLIATDFDDAYIRAVQD; from the coding sequence ATGCCGGCAGCTGAAATAATCAAACCGAAAATCACGATCAAGGTGATCGGCGTGGGCGGCGGCGGAAATAATATTGTGCGCTGCGTACGTGAAAAAAATGATTTGGACATCGCACTCATCGGCATCAATTCCGATCTGCGCCAGCTGAATACGCTGCACAAGCAGGGGATTGCGGTTCTCCCCATTGGGGAGAAACTGACGAACGGACGCGGTACGGGCGGTCGGGTTGAGCTTGGTGAGGAGGCGGCACGCTCCGAGGAACGGGCGATCCGCAGCCTGCTCGAAGGTACGGATCTCGTGATTATTGCCGCGACGATGGGCGGAGGACTCGGAACCGGGGCTGCTCCTGTCGTTGCTGAAATTGCCCGCGATATGGAAATTTTGTCGATCGGTGTGGTGACGACCCCCTTTCGCTTTGAGATGGCACGCAAGATGCAGACGGCACAGGCGGGGATTGCCCTCATGCAGGGACATACGGATGCGCTCATTACGATACGCAACGACAACCTCTTGAAGATCGCGCCGAATCGAAATCTGTCCTTCATCGAGGCGTTTGCCCTTGCGGATGAGGTGTTGCAGCAGATCGTCAGCTGCGTGGCGGAGCTGATTCTCACAACGGGGGTCATCAACGTCGATTTTGCCGATGTGACGACGATCTTTCACCAGAGCGCGTCGAGTGACGCGCTTCTCGCCATCGGTGTGGACGAAACGCCGCAGAAGGCGGTGCGTCAGGCGATCGAGAGCCCTCTGATTGACCGTGATGCAACGGGCGCACGCGGCATCGTGCTCAATCTCACCGGCGCACCCTCGATGAGTCTGCGCGATGTCGATGAGGCGGTACACTACATCCGCAAGAGCGCCCACCCCGAGGTCAATGTGATTGTGGGGCTCGTCGTTCAGCCGGGGATGAAGGGCAGGGTACAGGCAACACTCATTGCGACGGATTTTGACGATGCCTATATTCGCGCCGTACAGGATTGA